A single window of Caldalkalibacillus uzonensis DNA harbors:
- a CDS encoding carbohydrate ABC transporter permease gives MEADIKQKTDIVGKFRGNWKRWLIHLFPIPALLVYVSFVVIPICSAFAYSLFEWRGIQRGQFVGLDNFVRLFTVEPFNWMFWNAFKNNVTYFVIEMIAQNGIAFILAYILYTKIKGAEFFKAAFFLPRILSVIIVGFLWKLILNPNFGALNVLLSKVGLGDWARPWLGDPHTALIAIILVNSWFGLGFAVLIFLAGLQSIPRDVIEAARLDGARGPRLIFFIILPLIVPSITIVTVYTFIHAFEAFELIYAMQGSQGEPYYSTDTLAVYFYRLAFGGSAGDSVAIGLGSALAVVLFLIIASISALFLYLVRKKTVTY, from the coding sequence ATGGAAGCTGATATCAAACAGAAAACAGATATTGTAGGGAAATTCAGGGGAAATTGGAAAAGGTGGTTAATCCACCTTTTTCCAATCCCCGCATTGTTAGTGTACGTCAGCTTTGTTGTCATTCCTATTTGTTCTGCTTTTGCCTACAGTTTGTTTGAGTGGCGGGGTATTCAGCGCGGTCAATTTGTCGGTTTGGACAATTTCGTGCGTTTGTTTACGGTTGAACCGTTTAACTGGATGTTTTGGAATGCCTTTAAAAACAATGTTACCTACTTTGTGATTGAAATGATCGCCCAGAATGGCATTGCCTTTATATTGGCATACATTTTGTATACCAAAATAAAAGGGGCCGAATTTTTCAAAGCGGCGTTTTTTCTCCCTCGAATTCTCTCAGTTATCATTGTTGGCTTTCTATGGAAACTCATCTTGAATCCCAATTTTGGTGCCTTAAACGTATTGCTGTCCAAGGTTGGATTGGGGGATTGGGCCAGACCCTGGCTGGGGGATCCTCACACCGCCCTTATTGCCATTATTCTCGTTAACAGTTGGTTTGGCCTGGGATTTGCCGTGTTGATTTTCCTGGCTGGCTTACAATCCATTCCCCGCGATGTGATTGAGGCCGCCCGTCTGGACGGCGCCAGAGGACCACGGCTAATCTTTTTCATTATTCTGCCGCTGATTGTCCCCTCTATCACGATTGTGACAGTGTATACCTTTATCCATGCCTTCGAAGCGTTTGAGTTAATTTATGCCATGCAAGGTTCTCAAGGTGAGCCTTATTATTCCACCGATACCTTGGCCGTCTATTTTTACCGCTTGGCTTTTGGGGGGTCAGCGGGTGATTCGGTGGCCATTGGGTTAGGGTCGGCACTGGCAGTGGTGCTCTTTTTGATCATTGCCAGTATTTCAGCGTTATTCCTTTATTTGGTCCGTAAAAAGACGGTCACCTACTGA
- a CDS encoding BadF/BadG/BcrA/BcrD ATPase family protein yields MSFVLGIDGGGTKSTSVIADLKGKVLLTEQGGPTNIYAYSPDFVMEELKQLFDLAMYKTGLKLNHCAALCLGSAGLDRPWDRQMMTEMIRSLGFQGTILLTHDAETALEAGTEDGEGIIVISGTGSIGFGKTKEGRKARCGGWGHIIGDEGSGYDLGVKALKAAVRSMDGRGKPTKLLSLIREEKNLQTAEDFIRYACHTADKKEVASIARLVHQCYQAEDDIAKEILEEAAWELFLLADALLKQLHVHDRPFSVVVNGSILLNIPFIYEKFFRYVKENHPLARVQKLKVNAAYGAVKLALKALHGQTENAD; encoded by the coding sequence ATGTCATTTGTGTTAGGCATTGACGGAGGAGGAACAAAAAGCACTTCAGTCATAGCTGACTTGAAGGGTAAAGTCCTTTTGACTGAACAAGGGGGACCCACCAATATTTATGCGTACAGTCCTGACTTCGTGATGGAAGAACTAAAACAGCTATTCGACCTGGCCATGTACAAAACAGGACTAAAACTGAACCATTGCGCCGCCCTGTGTCTGGGCAGTGCAGGACTTGACCGTCCATGGGACCGGCAAATGATGACGGAAATGATCCGGTCTTTGGGTTTCCAAGGCACCATCCTGTTAACCCATGATGCTGAAACAGCACTGGAAGCAGGAACTGAGGATGGCGAAGGGATCATCGTCATCTCCGGCACCGGATCCATAGGATTTGGCAAAACAAAGGAGGGACGGAAAGCGCGCTGTGGAGGATGGGGGCATATCATCGGGGATGAAGGCAGCGGATATGATCTGGGTGTCAAAGCGCTAAAAGCGGCTGTCCGCAGCATGGACGGCCGGGGAAAACCGACCAAACTGCTGTCTCTTATTAGGGAAGAGAAAAACTTGCAGACGGCAGAGGATTTTATCCGGTATGCCTGTCATACGGCCGACAAAAAAGAAGTGGCCAGTATCGCCCGATTGGTTCACCAGTGCTATCAAGCGGAGGATGACATAGCGAAAGAAATCCTGGAAGAGGCTGCCTGGGAACTGTTCCTTTTGGCCGATGCCCTGCTAAAACAATTACACGTTCATGACCGTCCCTTCTCCGTGGTGGTCAATGGAAGCATACTGCTGAACATCCCCTTTATCTATGAAAAGTTCTTCCGTTATGTAAAGGAGAACCATCCCTTGGCCCGCGTGCAAAAACTCAAAGTTAATGCTGCATACGGGGCTGTCAAACTGGCCTTAAAAGCCTTACATGGCCAAACAGAAAATGCTGATTAA
- a CDS encoding ABC transporter substrate-binding protein has product MPRQVRIFWVWALVFAFLLVGCSGETDSGSGEDQNGQEQETTAGETVKLTITSWRTEDTEAYNRIIEEFNKEYPHIEVEFRPQKNTEYNTLLNTALQSGSAADIIQLRPYQAGMQLADAGYLEPLDSIIALQDFPPEILEAATASDGKIYGVPLSINSAQIYYNTRLFDEYGLEEPKTWDELLDVAETLQQKGIIPFAIGSMEGWILSLTHAVLGPAFYAGNDFVEDILSGDKDFTSEEFVASIEAMKELAKYFPDNYVGLSGDDMRTLFVTEQAGMYVMGSFELEVITQLNPDLEFDFFPTPPASGGEATITTWVDGSYGVNADSPHKQEALTFIEFMTSEQFGTLFANELKRISAVPNVQTDDPMVQKMADLAAENSTPYMILVYFNEGNPTTKQELEAALQGMYLDELTPEEVADKVQQSVNTWFEPNKE; this is encoded by the coding sequence ATGCCTAGACAGGTACGCATATTTTGGGTTTGGGCACTTGTGTTTGCTTTCTTGCTTGTCGGTTGTTCCGGTGAAACGGACTCAGGTTCCGGAGAGGATCAAAATGGACAGGAGCAGGAAACTACGGCGGGAGAGACGGTCAAATTGACTATCACCAGCTGGCGGACAGAGGATACGGAAGCATACAATCGGATCATTGAGGAGTTTAACAAAGAATATCCCCACATTGAAGTGGAGTTTCGCCCTCAAAAAAACACGGAGTATAATACGCTGTTAAACACTGCTCTGCAAAGTGGCAGTGCAGCTGATATTATTCAGTTGCGGCCTTATCAGGCTGGGATGCAATTGGCTGATGCAGGTTATCTGGAGCCTTTAGATTCCATCATTGCTCTACAAGACTTTCCGCCAGAGATTCTGGAAGCGGCAACAGCCAGTGATGGCAAGATTTACGGTGTGCCTCTATCCATTAACTCGGCTCAAATTTATTACAATACACGCCTTTTTGACGAGTACGGCTTAGAGGAACCTAAAACTTGGGATGAGTTGCTCGATGTGGCTGAGACTTTGCAGCAAAAAGGCATTATTCCTTTTGCCATCGGCTCCATGGAAGGATGGATTTTGTCTCTCACCCATGCTGTGTTAGGACCTGCCTTTTACGCGGGCAATGATTTTGTGGAAGACATTTTAAGTGGAGATAAAGATTTTACGAGTGAAGAATTCGTTGCTTCCATTGAAGCCATGAAAGAGTTGGCCAAATATTTTCCCGACAATTATGTAGGTTTAAGTGGTGATGATATGCGCACCCTATTTGTCACCGAGCAGGCGGGCATGTATGTGATGGGCAGTTTTGAGTTGGAAGTGATTACCCAGTTAAATCCTGACCTGGAATTTGATTTCTTCCCGACACCGCCTGCATCCGGAGGTGAAGCGACCATTACGACCTGGGTGGATGGTTCCTATGGCGTCAATGCCGATTCTCCCCATAAGCAAGAAGCTTTGACATTTATCGAGTTTATGACCAGTGAGCAGTTCGGGACACTATTTGCCAATGAATTGAAACGGATCAGCGCCGTGCCTAACGTTCAAACCGATGATCCCATGGTGCAGAAAATGGCTGATCTTGCTGCTGAAAATTCCACTCCGTATATGATCCTGGTCTATTTCAATGAGGGAAATCCGACAACAAAACAGGAGTTGGAGGCCGCATTACAAGGGATGTACCTGGATGAATTAACGCCGGAGGAAGTGGCAGACAAGGTACAGCAAAGTGTGAATACATGGTTTGAGCCGAACAAGGAATAA